One window from the genome of Hyalangium ruber encodes:
- a CDS encoding sterol desaturase family protein, giving the protein MSWAIDWLHTVSLWQATGVFLIINVLVVALTVALGEGLMRRFAHRRVAPEAPALERQELVLALACVLINTGVTFAGLLLWRAGWIRFRLDWGPRVLVDLAVLVAMMDLGMYLLHRLAHAPWLYGWLHAPHHRYERARPLTLFVLNPLEVLGFGSLWLTACVVYEASWAAMFLYLFFNTLWGVLGHLGVEPFPDGWVRWPVARAVATTTFHARHHLDLAHHYGFYTVIWDRLFGTLAPDYEASFARSQVVTPDAPVPAPTPHAQ; this is encoded by the coding sequence ATGTCCTGGGCCATCGACTGGCTGCACACCGTTTCCCTGTGGCAGGCGACCGGGGTCTTCCTGATCATCAACGTGCTGGTCGTCGCGCTGACCGTGGCGCTGGGCGAAGGACTGATGCGCCGCTTCGCTCACCGCCGCGTCGCCCCCGAGGCTCCCGCCCTCGAACGCCAGGAACTCGTCCTCGCCTTGGCGTGCGTGCTGATCAACACCGGCGTCACCTTCGCCGGCCTGCTGCTGTGGCGCGCGGGGTGGATCCGCTTCCGGCTCGACTGGGGCCCGCGCGTGCTAGTGGACCTCGCGGTGCTCGTGGCGATGATGGACCTGGGCATGTACCTGCTGCACCGTCTCGCCCACGCGCCCTGGCTCTACGGTTGGCTGCATGCGCCCCACCACCGCTACGAGCGTGCCCGGCCCCTCACCCTCTTCGTCCTCAATCCCCTCGAGGTGCTCGGCTTTGGCTCACTGTGGCTCACCGCCTGCGTCGTCTACGAGGCCTCGTGGGCCGCCATGTTCCTCTACCTCTTCTTCAACACCCTCTGGGGCGTGCTGGGGCACCTCGGGGTGGAGCCCTTTCCGGATGGATGGGTGCGCTGGCCCGTCGCCCGCGCCGTGGCCACCACCACCTTCCATGCCCGGCACCACCTGGACCTGGCCCACCACTACGGCTTCTACACCGTCATCTGGGACCGCCTCTTCGGCACGCTCGCGCCGGACTATGAGGCCTCGTTCGCGCGCTCCCAGGTGGTGACGCCGGATGCGCCCGTCCCAGCCCCCACGCCCCACGCTCAGTGA
- a CDS encoding DoxX family membrane protein: MTDEPTPRAWPALTGEAAGYALLRSILGLNIFMHGAVRLAVGPSTFAETMAKGFVDTPLPAPLVFGTSLRSQWDTLGTQMIYVALYAALLGTERFNTLSVDGWRQRRAASTPKS, encoded by the coding sequence ATGACCGATGAGCCCACTCCGCGCGCCTGGCCGGCCCTGACCGGTGAAGCCGCGGGCTATGCCCTGCTGCGCTCCATCCTGGGCCTCAACATCTTCATGCATGGAGCGGTGCGCCTCGCCGTGGGCCCCTCCACCTTCGCCGAGACGATGGCGAAGGGCTTCGTGGACACCCCGTTGCCAGCGCCGCTCGTCTTCGGCACCTCCCTGCGCAGTCAGTGGGACACGCTCGGCACCCAGATGATCTACGTGGCCCTCTATGCCGCCCTGCTGGGCACCGAGCGCTTCAACACGCTCTCCGTGGACGGCTGGCGCCAGCGTCGCGCCGCGTCGACACCGAAGAGCTGA
- a CDS encoding DUF885 domain-containing protein gives MTSLRTFCCLALLALLGACAPRSKTATEPAPAAMPTPADAEFTRFAREYLDWYYAQNPVRATNLGIHRYDAQMPDLSAEAHAREARALHDWLARLQRIDRTALTGDNVFDVRILENAMRASLLELEEVREWRRDPMGYSSIIVYGLSSLSSREFAPIEERMRSLMARMAAVPAIIAAAKANLADVPKPWAEQAVRDTRGTAEYLRKDLPAALEAQGLARVDARLRGEFESARQKAQAEVEDFARWLEQEVFPKATGDFRLGKALFEKKLALEEHVELSAEQLRDINERAIRYYQEWVAREAARIDPKRTPAQVMAAISQDYPSAEELIPTAQRQLQEVQRFVIEKDLVTLPSKSLPTVRETPPYARMGFASMDSPGPFEERATEAYYNITNVEPDWTPEQKAQHLTYFSRAGLLGITVHEAIPGHFVQLLYEAQIPTDVRKVFTPASLVEGWAHYTEQMMVDEGLGGGDPAIRLGQLRRALQRHARWHAALALHVFGEPVEQVAKRYAEIAYFEPFPALREVQRGTFNPTYLYYALGRMQILKLREDYRARQQALGQPYSLRDFHDRLLRLGLPMTLARQALMPGDTAPSLE, from the coding sequence ATGACTTCCCTTCGCACCTTCTGTTGTCTCGCCCTTCTGGCCTTGCTGGGGGCCTGCGCCCCGCGCTCGAAGACGGCGACCGAGCCCGCTCCCGCAGCCATGCCCACCCCCGCTGACGCCGAGTTCACTCGCTTCGCCCGCGAGTACCTCGACTGGTACTACGCCCAGAACCCCGTGCGCGCCACGAACCTGGGCATCCACCGCTACGACGCCCAGATGCCGGACCTCTCCGCCGAGGCCCATGCGCGCGAGGCCCGCGCCCTCCACGATTGGCTCGCCCGCCTGCAGCGCATCGACCGCACCGCCCTTACCGGGGACAACGTGTTCGACGTGCGCATCCTGGAGAACGCAATGCGCGCCAGCCTCCTCGAACTGGAGGAGGTGCGCGAGTGGCGCCGCGACCCCATGGGCTACAGCAGCATCATCGTCTACGGCCTGTCCTCGCTGTCCTCGCGCGAGTTCGCCCCCATCGAGGAACGGATGCGCAGCCTCATGGCCCGCATGGCCGCCGTCCCCGCCATCATCGCCGCGGCCAAGGCCAACCTCGCCGACGTGCCCAAGCCTTGGGCCGAGCAGGCTGTGAGGGACACTCGGGGCACCGCGGAGTACTTGCGCAAGGACCTTCCCGCCGCCCTCGAAGCCCAGGGCCTGGCTCGGGTGGATGCACGCCTGCGTGGCGAGTTCGAGAGCGCGCGCCAGAAGGCGCAAGCGGAGGTGGAGGACTTCGCACGCTGGCTGGAACAGGAAGTGTTCCCCAAGGCCACCGGTGACTTCCGCCTGGGCAAGGCGCTCTTCGAGAAGAAGCTGGCCCTGGAGGAGCACGTCGAGCTGTCGGCCGAGCAGCTCCGGGATATCAACGAGCGGGCCATCCGCTACTACCAGGAGTGGGTGGCCCGCGAGGCCGCCCGCATCGACCCGAAGCGCACCCCGGCGCAGGTCATGGCCGCCATCTCCCAGGACTACCCGTCCGCCGAGGAGCTCATCCCCACCGCTCAGCGGCAGCTTCAAGAGGTGCAGCGCTTCGTCATCGAGAAGGACCTGGTGACGCTGCCCTCGAAGAGCCTGCCCACCGTGCGCGAGACGCCGCCCTACGCACGCATGGGCTTTGCCTCCATGGACTCGCCCGGTCCCTTCGAAGAGCGCGCCACCGAGGCCTACTACAACATCACCAACGTGGAGCCCGACTGGACGCCGGAGCAGAAGGCGCAGCACCTCACGTACTTCAGCCGCGCGGGGCTCCTGGGCATCACCGTCCACGAGGCGATTCCGGGCCACTTCGTGCAGCTCTTGTACGAGGCCCAGATTCCCACCGATGTGCGCAAGGTGTTCACCCCCGCCTCGCTGGTGGAGGGCTGGGCGCACTACACCGAGCAGATGATGGTGGATGAGGGGCTGGGCGGAGGAGACCCCGCCATCCGGCTCGGCCAGCTGCGGCGGGCGCTCCAGCGGCACGCGCGCTGGCATGCGGCCCTGGCGCTCCATGTCTTCGGCGAGCCGGTGGAGCAGGTGGCCAAACGCTACGCGGAGATCGCCTACTTCGAGCCCTTCCCGGCGCTGCGCGAGGTGCAGCGCGGCACCTTCAACCCCACCTACCTTTATTACGCGCTGGGGCGCATGCAGATCCTCAAGCTGCGCGAGGACTACCGAGCCCGGCAGCAGGCGCTCGGTCAGCCCTACTCGCTGCGCGACTTCCATGACCGGCTGCTTCGGCTGGGGCTCCCCATGACCCTGGCGCGGCAGGCGCTGATGCCGGGAGACACCGCGCCGTCACTGGAGTAG
- a CDS encoding M56 family metallopeptidase, with amino-acid sequence MSGLVLESLGWALVHLLWQGALVAVVLALALRVLGRRAAAARYALASGALGMMLVLPVATFWRHSATASPPASEPAVTFAPATAPAVHARAVAVPRISLAAPEPLPVSVPTPEPVLPRVLAFVSEHMAWLVLAWGLGVAFSSLRLLSGWLRLRRQVREASAAPTEWQERLDTLSRRLGLKRAVRLLQSAALDVPAAVGWLRPVVLLPASALTGLSARQLEMILAHELAHIRRYDFAVNLAQTLVETLLFYHPAVWWVSHVIRVEREHCCDDIAAGTSGSSLSYARALTALEELRVLPALAPSPALSALGGSLPERVRRLVVSPAARCSSRWVAGASVLTLMSSLAVAAPITALVLPVESLKAAVTEPQPSTAETLEALTAPSVIAPVPAPQPPPLPMASPAPRVSPLLPPQPLMAANPRPNPNPNPNPNPNPNPNPRPFQDEDEDEVDGNTRVGDGKLSVNQLVALKVAGVTPDMVDTVKGMGIDPTVRNLTQFGHAGITPEYVKEMNARFGQQLPAEDLVKLKHLGVTPSWMEMMKAQGFAKASPQALASARAVGVDEAYLRGMKDAGYTGLDLETVTQMRAVGVKPETLSELAKAGYTKLDAHTAVQLHAMGVTPNYIRGLREAGMKDLPVDDLVELRAMGVDADFIRQMREAGLESLTTEELIRLRVSGISPDFIRGMKQPRK; translated from the coding sequence ATGAGCGGTCTCGTCCTGGAGTCCCTGGGTTGGGCGCTGGTCCACCTGCTGTGGCAGGGTGCGCTCGTGGCGGTGGTGCTGGCGCTGGCGCTGCGCGTGCTCGGACGACGGGCCGCCGCCGCGCGCTACGCCCTGGCCTCTGGCGCACTGGGGATGATGCTCGTGCTCCCCGTGGCCACCTTCTGGCGTCACTCCGCCACGGCGAGCCCTCCGGCCTCCGAGCCCGCCGTCACCTTCGCGCCAGCGACGGCTCCCGCAGTCCACGCCCGGGCTGTCGCGGTGCCTCGAATCAGCCTCGCCGCTCCCGAGCCCCTGCCCGTCTCCGTACCCACTCCCGAGCCCGTGCTGCCGCGTGTCCTCGCGTTCGTCTCCGAGCACATGGCGTGGCTGGTGCTCGCCTGGGGCCTGGGCGTGGCGTTCTCCTCGCTGCGGCTGCTCTCTGGGTGGCTGCGCCTTCGCCGGCAGGTGCGCGAGGCCTCCGCCGCGCCCACGGAGTGGCAGGAGCGCCTCGACACCCTCTCTCGCCGCCTGGGGCTGAAGCGCGCGGTGCGCCTGCTCCAGTCCGCGGCGCTGGATGTGCCCGCGGCCGTGGGCTGGCTGCGCCCCGTGGTGCTGCTGCCCGCCTCCGCGCTCACCGGCCTGTCCGCGCGACAGCTGGAGATGATCCTCGCGCACGAGCTGGCGCACATCCGCCGCTATGACTTCGCGGTGAACCTGGCGCAGACGCTGGTGGAGACGCTCCTCTTCTACCACCCGGCCGTGTGGTGGGTGTCCCACGTCATCCGCGTGGAGCGCGAGCACTGCTGCGACGACATCGCGGCCGGCACCAGCGGCAGCTCCCTGTCCTACGCCCGCGCGCTCACCGCGCTGGAGGAGCTGCGCGTGCTGCCCGCGCTCGCGCCGAGCCCGGCCCTGTCCGCGCTGGGAGGCTCGCTGCCCGAGCGCGTGCGCCGGCTGGTCGTCTCCCCCGCCGCGCGGTGCTCGTCGCGCTGGGTGGCGGGCGCCTCCGTGCTCACCCTGATGAGCAGCCTCGCGGTGGCCGCGCCCATCACCGCGCTCGTGCTGCCGGTCGAGTCCCTGAAGGCCGCCGTCACCGAGCCTCAGCCCTCCACCGCGGAGACGCTGGAGGCCCTGACCGCGCCCTCCGTCATCGCCCCGGTGCCCGCGCCCCAGCCCCCCCCGCTGCCCATGGCCTCTCCCGCGCCCAGGGTCTCGCCCCTGCTTCCCCCCCAGCCCCTGATGGCCGCGAACCCGCGTCCGAACCCGAACCCCAATCCGAACCCGAACCCGAACCCGAATCCCAACCCGCGGCCATTCCAGGACGAGGACGAGGACGAGGTGGATGGGAACACCCGCGTGGGTGACGGCAAGCTGTCGGTGAATCAGCTCGTGGCGCTGAAGGTGGCGGGCGTCACCCCGGACATGGTGGACACGGTGAAGGGGATGGGCATCGACCCCACGGTGCGCAACCTCACCCAGTTCGGCCACGCCGGCATCACCCCCGAGTATGTGAAGGAGATGAACGCCCGCTTCGGCCAGCAGCTGCCCGCCGAGGACCTGGTGAAGCTGAAGCACCTGGGCGTCACCCCCTCCTGGATGGAGATGATGAAGGCCCAGGGCTTCGCGAAGGCGAGCCCCCAGGCCCTGGCCTCCGCGCGCGCGGTGGGCGTGGATGAGGCGTACCTGCGTGGGATGAAGGACGCCGGCTACACGGGCCTGGACCTGGAGACGGTGACGCAGATGCGCGCGGTGGGCGTCAAGCCGGAGACCCTCTCCGAGCTGGCCAAGGCGGGCTACACGAAGCTCGATGCGCACACGGCGGTGCAGCTCCACGCCATGGGCGTCACCCCGAACTACATCCGCGGGCTGCGAGAGGCGGGCATGAAGGATCTGCCCGTCGACGACCTCGTGGAGCTGCGCGCCATGGGCGTGGATGCGGACTTCATCCGCCAGATGCGCGAGGCCGGCCTGGAGTCGCTGACCACCGAGGAGCTGATCCGCCTGCGCGTCAGCGGCATCAGCCCCGACTTCATCCGCGGCATGAAGCAGCCCCGCAAGTAA
- a CDS encoding BlaI/MecI/CopY family transcriptional regulator, with product MSDTKLPRPTDAELAILRVLWARGPSTVRDVHASLQDGSGYTTVLKMMQIMTEKGLVVRDESQRAHIYSARATQQKTQRQLVTDLVDRAFGGSPAQLAMQALSSKKTSPEELAELRRLLDSLEQEGEQ from the coding sequence ATGAGCGACACGAAGCTGCCGCGCCCCACGGATGCCGAGCTGGCCATCCTCCGGGTGCTCTGGGCGCGCGGGCCTAGCACGGTGCGGGACGTACACGCGTCGCTCCAGGACGGGAGCGGCTACACCACCGTGCTGAAGATGATGCAGATCATGACGGAGAAGGGGCTGGTGGTGCGCGACGAGTCCCAGCGGGCCCACATCTATAGCGCGCGGGCCACGCAGCAGAAGACGCAGCGCCAGCTGGTGACGGATCTGGTGGACCGCGCCTTCGGCGGCTCGCCGGCGCAGCTGGCCATGCAGGCGCTGTCCTCGAAGAAGACTTCCCCCGAGGAGCTGGCCGAGCTGCGGCGACTCCTCGATTCACTGGAGCAGGAGGGAGAGCAATGA
- a CDS encoding 4-hydroxy-3-methylbut-2-enyl diphosphate reductase, with translation MKTLLPLSLLFAALLLVAAPVHASPTHTGTWTASVREKESQLQLSLHPKSERGEQMSMPIPLSAFQGLSTSDGSTAPFQLQREAGTFQFEGRFNEGDGAGHFRFEPNEAYLRTMAGLGYPKLTPDEHFKLAIFDISTARIKELAALGYKDIPLKELIEVAIFQVTPEYIRSLSALGYSKLTLKQLVKTRIHQVTPERIRALAAEGYKDLPLETLLAMSIHNVSPEFIREMRGLGFKDLPADELIPLRIHGVTPAFVKEIGDLGFTSLTRKQLVAFRIHGVTPAFIREMREAGYPNVTADELVKLRIHGVDSVFVRSVSGDKGKGDSRKKP, from the coding sequence ATGAAGACCTTGCTTCCTCTGTCCCTGCTGTTCGCGGCCCTGCTCCTGGTGGCCGCGCCCGTACACGCCAGCCCCACGCACACCGGCACCTGGACCGCCTCCGTCCGGGAGAAGGAGAGCCAGCTCCAGCTCTCGCTGCACCCGAAGTCCGAGAGGGGCGAGCAGATGAGCATGCCCATCCCGCTGTCGGCCTTCCAGGGCCTGTCCACCTCGGACGGCAGCACGGCGCCGTTCCAGCTTCAGCGCGAGGCGGGCACCTTCCAGTTCGAGGGCCGCTTCAACGAGGGTGACGGCGCAGGTCACTTCCGCTTCGAGCCCAACGAGGCGTACCTCCGCACCATGGCGGGGCTGGGCTACCCGAAGCTCACCCCGGACGAGCACTTCAAGCTGGCCATCTTCGACATCTCCACCGCACGCATCAAGGAGTTGGCGGCGCTCGGCTACAAGGACATCCCCCTCAAGGAGCTGATCGAGGTGGCCATCTTCCAGGTGACGCCCGAGTACATCCGCTCCCTCTCCGCGCTGGGGTACTCGAAGCTGACGCTCAAGCAGTTGGTGAAGACGCGCATCCACCAGGTGACGCCCGAGCGCATCCGCGCGCTGGCGGCCGAGGGCTACAAGGACCTGCCGCTGGAGACGCTGCTGGCCATGAGCATCCACAACGTGTCGCCGGAGTTCATCCGCGAGATGCGCGGCCTGGGCTTCAAGGACCTCCCGGCCGACGAGCTGATCCCCCTGCGCATCCACGGCGTGACTCCCGCGTTCGTCAAGGAGATCGGGGACCTCGGCTTTACCTCCCTCACCCGGAAGCAGCTGGTGGCGTTTCGCATCCACGGGGTGACGCCCGCCTTCATCCGGGAGATGCGCGAGGCGGGTTACCCAAATGTGACGGCCGACGAGCTGGTGAAGCTGCGAATCCACGGTGTGGACTCGGTCTTCGTGCGCTCCGTGTCGGGCGACAAAGGCAAGGGTGACTCGCGCAAGAAACCGTGA
- a CDS encoding DUF5916 domain-containing protein: MKTVGMEAVRQAGGLAVLLCSIVAEAAVEGPGRDQFLRAAAARGDIRTDGRLDEPAWAEAPVFDAFVQRFPTAGAAPSERTELRILYDSERVYIGVTARDSQPALVDRRLGRRDSTLTTDLVQLIIDSTHDHRTAYSFSLSAGGVQGDGLFYDDRNYTTDWDGVWDGATSHGAEGWVAEFSIPLSLLRFPDTSVQTWGFSVRRQIARLNEESESVDNPRTSNANVSRLGHLTGLEGLQSRSGVELVPYVATRGTMRPQFSDNALPYPRLMEPTLDVGLDLRAALTSELALNATFNPDFGQVEADELILNLSTFEAFFPEKRTFFTQGMELFQPVGGSLENVPQGLFYSRRIGLTTPILGAAKLTGTLTKGVEVGVLNALVTGPWQEQDEERPDRRWRLHSTRPLHLGPNSSLPGTPQPATNFLAAVVRGSVGANSRVGGSFAAATPLVGGCTEEEAALDEEDQPAECLARGGQGAAMDFDFKTADSEYGVLGQVDASRVSDGPPERTKADGTVLRRGSTGYGGYLRAGKFGGDGFRWDVSYDFSSPTLDLNATGFQQTQNVHSPYAWLHYTRPNGAGPFKGVEVNLGGGSNWTTDGRGVNRGSWFNFNAAVDLPSFDMVGVETGANLGGYDVRELDGTGIPLEREHSSFFVFFWETNGKRMLSLSGFAALGHHDRGPAPGAWGWGAEAALSLRPHPALETRLEVISDRTPFAPRFVENLGDQRFLLANLESNFLSLTLRQQWVLRPNLTLQGYAQLFSAYGVYGPFFEAASDVARTPIRISRMRPTEGRTDEDFYDVALNLNVVLRWEYRLGSTLFLVYSRSQQGLATPEGARVPATVLPRRLLSGPATDAVLLKWSYYWHA; this comes from the coding sequence GTGAAGACAGTGGGAATGGAAGCGGTGCGTCAGGCCGGAGGGCTGGCGGTGCTGCTGTGCTCCATCGTGGCGGAGGCGGCGGTGGAAGGCCCTGGCCGTGACCAGTTCCTCCGCGCGGCGGCCGCCCGGGGCGACATCCGCACGGACGGCAGGCTGGATGAGCCCGCCTGGGCCGAGGCCCCCGTCTTCGATGCCTTCGTGCAGCGCTTCCCCACCGCCGGAGCCGCCCCCAGCGAGCGCACGGAGCTCCGCATCCTCTATGACTCGGAGCGCGTCTACATCGGCGTCACCGCCCGAGACTCCCAGCCGGCGCTCGTCGACCGGCGCCTGGGCCGCCGCGACAGCACGCTCACCACGGACCTGGTGCAGCTCATCATCGACTCCACGCATGACCACCGCACCGCGTACTCCTTCTCCCTGAGCGCGGGCGGAGTCCAGGGGGATGGGCTCTTCTACGACGACCGCAACTACACCACCGACTGGGACGGGGTGTGGGACGGGGCTACGAGCCACGGGGCGGAGGGCTGGGTGGCCGAGTTCTCCATTCCCCTGTCCCTGCTGCGCTTCCCGGACACCTCGGTGCAGACGTGGGGCTTCTCGGTGCGCCGGCAGATCGCCCGCCTCAACGAGGAGAGCGAGTCGGTGGACAACCCGCGCACCAGCAACGCCAATGTCTCGCGGCTGGGCCACCTCACGGGGCTGGAGGGGCTCCAGTCCCGGAGCGGGGTGGAGCTGGTGCCGTACGTGGCCACGCGCGGGACGATGCGGCCGCAGTTCTCGGACAACGCCCTGCCCTACCCCCGGCTGATGGAACCCACGCTGGATGTGGGGCTGGACTTGAGGGCGGCGCTCACGAGCGAGCTGGCGCTCAACGCCACCTTCAACCCGGACTTCGGGCAGGTGGAGGCGGATGAGCTCATCCTCAACCTGAGCACCTTCGAGGCCTTCTTCCCCGAGAAGCGCACCTTCTTCACACAGGGGATGGAGCTGTTCCAGCCGGTGGGCGGCAGTTTGGAGAACGTGCCCCAGGGGCTCTTCTACTCGCGGCGCATCGGCCTGACGACGCCCATCCTCGGCGCGGCGAAGCTGACGGGCACCCTCACCAAGGGCGTGGAGGTGGGCGTGCTGAACGCGCTCGTCACCGGGCCCTGGCAGGAGCAGGACGAGGAGCGCCCGGACCGGCGCTGGCGCCTGCACTCCACCCGGCCGCTGCACCTGGGCCCCAACAGCTCGCTGCCGGGCACGCCGCAGCCAGCCACCAACTTCCTGGCGGCGGTGGTGCGCGGCTCGGTGGGCGCCAACTCGCGGGTGGGCGGCAGCTTCGCGGCGGCCACGCCCCTGGTGGGCGGGTGTACCGAGGAAGAGGCGGCGCTGGACGAAGAGGACCAGCCAGCCGAGTGCCTCGCCCGGGGCGGACAGGGCGCGGCGATGGACTTCGACTTCAAGACGGCCGACAGCGAGTACGGGGTGCTGGGGCAGGTGGATGCCAGCCGCGTCTCGGACGGGCCGCCCGAGCGCACCAAGGCGGATGGCACGGTGCTGCGCCGGGGCTCCACCGGCTATGGCGGCTACCTGCGCGCGGGCAAGTTCGGTGGGGACGGCTTCCGGTGGGACGTGAGCTACGACTTCTCCTCGCCCACGCTGGACCTGAACGCCACGGGCTTCCAGCAGACGCAGAACGTACACTCGCCCTATGCTTGGCTGCACTACACCCGCCCCAATGGCGCGGGGCCCTTCAAGGGCGTCGAAGTGAACCTCGGCGGGGGCTCGAACTGGACGACGGATGGGCGGGGCGTCAACCGGGGCAGCTGGTTCAACTTCAACGCCGCGGTGGATCTGCCCAGCTTCGACATGGTGGGCGTGGAGACGGGGGCGAACCTGGGCGGCTACGACGTCCGCGAGCTGGACGGCACCGGCATCCCCCTGGAGCGGGAGCACTCGAGCTTCTTCGTCTTCTTCTGGGAGACCAACGGCAAGCGGATGCTCTCGCTCAGCGGCTTCGCGGCGCTGGGCCACCATGACCGGGGCCCCGCTCCGGGCGCGTGGGGCTGGGGCGCCGAGGCGGCCCTGTCGCTGCGTCCGCACCCGGCGCTGGAGACGCGCCTGGAGGTCATCTCCGACCGGACCCCCTTCGCGCCTCGCTTCGTGGAGAACCTGGGGGACCAGCGCTTCCTGCTGGCCAACCTGGAGTCCAACTTCCTGTCCCTCACGCTGCGCCAGCAGTGGGTGCTGCGCCCCAACCTGACGCTGCAGGGCTATGCCCAGCTCTTCAGCGCGTACGGCGTCTATGGCCCCTTCTTCGAGGCCGCCTCGGACGTAGCGCGCACCCCCATCCGCATCTCGAGGATGCGGCCCACCGAGGGCCGGACGGACGAGGACTTCTACGACGTGGCGCTCAACCTCAACGTGGTGCTGCGCTGGGAGTACCGGCTGGGCTCCACGCTCTTCCTCGTCTACTCGCGCTCGCAGCAGGGGCTGGCCACGCCCGAGGGTGCGCGGGTGCCGGCCACGGTGCTGCCGCGGCGGCTGCTCTCCGGGCCCGCCACCGACGCCGTGCTGCTCAAGTGGAGCTATTACTGGCACGCGTGA
- a CDS encoding vWA domain-containing protein codes for MNRTTLLLSAAGLLALTALALGLPKPPPVTDTTHTVAQPDEQAATRVLPVVTSGAGALTLEGKLSGEWVQSGPSEAFAVLEMKAHHAQERRRVPVNMALVIDRSGSMRGQKLDDAKRAAREFVLRVTEGDRLALVHYGTNVTTYPSTLMNEEERQRMLQFVDAIEDDGSTNMSGGLEAAAQQLRPYVGQFRVSRAILLSDGQPTAGVVREEELTALARTLRTGGIAVSALGVGEDFNENLMQGIAEQGGGFTGFLNSSQLAEVFNRELEQATGTVARGVEARLELPPQVVQAEVMGANTIREGRIVRVPLYDMAGGQSARMVVKLTLDTQPSEQALELLSASVHYIDVEKDRPAEARVALLARSTEDAAVVRANLDKDVRVHAVRALGTQQMRAAAEEMKRGNRAAALGFMDNARTLFGTSPSALAGDIADLDQTRAAYENAQSEGEQKQNARQLQRKTMKSFGYNNSYE; via the coding sequence ATGAACCGCACCACCCTGCTGCTGTCCGCCGCCGGACTGCTCGCGCTCACCGCCCTGGCGCTGGGCCTGCCCAAGCCCCCGCCCGTCACCGACACCACCCACACCGTTGCCCAGCCCGACGAGCAGGCGGCCACGCGGGTGCTGCCCGTGGTGACTTCGGGAGCGGGCGCGCTGACGCTGGAGGGCAAGCTGTCCGGCGAGTGGGTGCAGTCGGGGCCCAGCGAGGCGTTCGCCGTGCTGGAGATGAAGGCCCACCACGCCCAGGAGCGGCGCCGGGTGCCGGTGAACATGGCGCTCGTCATCGATCGCTCCGGCTCCATGCGCGGGCAGAAGCTGGATGACGCCAAGCGCGCCGCGCGCGAGTTCGTCCTGCGCGTCACCGAGGGGGACCGGCTGGCGCTGGTCCACTACGGCACCAACGTCACCACCTACCCCAGCACCCTCATGAACGAGGAGGAGCGGCAGCGCATGCTCCAGTTCGTGGACGCCATCGAGGATGACGGCTCCACCAACATGAGCGGCGGCCTGGAGGCGGCGGCCCAGCAGCTTCGCCCCTACGTGGGCCAGTTCCGCGTCAGCCGCGCCATCCTCCTGAGCGACGGGCAGCCCACCGCCGGCGTGGTTCGCGAGGAGGAGCTCACCGCCCTGGCGCGCACGCTGCGCACCGGCGGCATCGCCGTGAGCGCCCTGGGCGTGGGCGAGGACTTCAACGAGAACCTCATGCAGGGCATCGCCGAGCAGGGCGGCGGCTTCACCGGCTTCCTCAACTCCAGCCAGCTGGCCGAGGTGTTCAACCGCGAGTTGGAGCAGGCCACCGGCACCGTGGCGCGCGGGGTGGAGGCGCGCCTGGAGCTGCCCCCGCAGGTGGTGCAGGCCGAGGTGATGGGCGCCAACACCATTCGCGAGGGCCGCATCGTGCGCGTGCCGCTGTACGACATGGCCGGCGGCCAGTCGGCGCGCATGGTGGTGAAGCTGACGCTGGACACCCAGCCGTCCGAGCAGGCGCTCGAGCTGCTGTCCGCCTCGGTGCATTACATCGACGTGGAGAAGGACCGGCCGGCCGAGGCCCGGGTGGCGCTGCTGGCGCGCTCCACCGAGGACGCCGCCGTGGTGCGGGCCAACCTGGACAAGGATGTGCGCGTCCACGCGGTGCGGGCGCTGGGCACCCAGCAGATGCGCGCGGCGGCCGAGGAGATGAAGCGCGGCAACCGCGCCGCGGCCCTGGGATTCATGGACAACGCTCGCACGCTCTTCGGCACGTCGCCCTCGGCGCTCGCAGGGGACATTGCGGACCTGGACCAGACTCGGGCAGCCTATGAGAACGCGCAGAGCGAGGGCGAGCAGAAGCAGAACGCCCGGCAGCTCCAGCGCAAGACGATGAAGAGCTTCGGCTACAACAACAGCTACGAGTAA